One window from the genome of Amaranthus tricolor cultivar Red isolate AtriRed21 chromosome 9, ASM2621246v1, whole genome shotgun sequence encodes:
- the LOC130823511 gene encoding G-type lectin S-receptor-like serine/threonine-protein kinase At1g11330 → MDYESLSLPTYAWKLWNENQILSFIDPTGYDLSFQGEISKCIHLGLLCVQEFPEDRPSISEVISMLDVDNISDLPPPKPPGFTQRRVSSTDGFCQNGQHCTKNHLSLTVFSGR, encoded by the exons ATGGATTATGAGTCATTGAGCCTTCCAACTTAC GCGTGGAAGTTGTGGAACGAGAACCAAATCCTTTCATTTATAGATCCAACTGGTTATGATCTAAGCTTCCAAGGTGAGATTTCGAAGTGCATACACTTGGGGCTATTATGCGTTCAAGAATTTCCTGAGGATAGGCCATCCATTTCTGAAGTGATTTCCATGCTTGATGTCGATAATATTTCTGATCTTCCGCCCCCGAAGCCACCTGGTTTTACCCAAAGGCGAGTTAGTTCTACTGATGGATTTTGTCAAAATGGCCAACATTGTACTAAAAACCATCTTTCTTTGACTGTATTTAGTGGTAGGTAG